The Clostridiaceae bacterium HFYG-1003 genome includes a window with the following:
- a CDS encoding type I restriction-modification system subunit M — translation MAVKKSELYSLLWEACNKLRGGVEPSRYKDYVLVLLFFKYVSDRYKGQRFAEFTVNEGASFDDLIAAKGKPDVGERVDVILQKFLEDNKLVGALPDVSFNNPDELGSGKELVDKVSGLIAIFQNPAIDFKSNRASGDDIIGDAYEYFMMKFAQESGKSKGQFYTPSEVSRIIARLIGIGDIKQETGKKWTLHDPAAGSGSLLIRAADEAPTDDNGDSIVTIFGQEKYPDTAGLAKMNFILHNKGTGEIKSGNTLANPQYTDDFGGLRKFDFIVMNPPFSDKDWTDGIKPSEDKYKRFDGYGIPPEKNGDYAWFLHVLKALESNGKAGIILPHGVLSRPNAEEIIRKAVIDKKYIKGIVGLPTNLFYGTGIPACIIIIDKEEADKREGIFMIDASRGFKKDGNKNRLREQDIEKIVQTFINKEEIEGYSKFVTYKKILEENDGNLNVPRYIKKIDDTLPQNISSHLKGGIPEVDINSLERLWKISPQLRQEIFTCVDEDHKVYNLAIKPNEIETVISEDKNIKVEKETEYGSLFEAWKNKVKDLLLNVNTDTNPKELIRSLGIEILSDFESAKLLDNYDVYDFLLNYWNEKMQDDVYVIKASGYDAGREIEYVYAQKKAKDENGEEIKVDDTSKMKSFEGTLISRDIIEREYFETELMALNELIEKSALLESELDEMREEESGDEGLLINALNEKGDGIPKANLNKQIKELERKKTSEVIDDITKLIELFDAGSTSEMEKIVKVNSELKIYELRNKNGSFGKAKLKNALKEANDNAIMPGTYIEEYNALLSYQAKLTAKEEADKAIKDARKELDDLVLAKYGELTIDEVKHLLFDKKWMARLENDITDAIDQVLNSLASKVVLIAKRYEHTLGEVEEKTALSKAKVKSALERMGYTW, via the coding sequence ATGGCCGTGAAAAAATCAGAATTGTATTCCCTATTATGGGAGGCTTGTAATAAATTAAGAGGTGGAGTAGAACCTTCAAGGTATAAAGATTATGTGCTTGTATTGTTATTTTTTAAGTATGTATCAGATCGATACAAAGGGCAACGTTTTGCTGAATTTACAGTAAATGAAGGTGCCTCATTTGACGACTTGATTGCTGCAAAAGGTAAGCCAGATGTTGGCGAAAGAGTAGACGTAATTCTTCAAAAGTTTCTAGAAGATAATAAGTTAGTAGGTGCGCTTCCTGATGTAAGCTTTAACAATCCAGATGAACTAGGTTCTGGTAAAGAACTCGTTGATAAAGTTTCTGGTCTTATTGCTATTTTCCAGAATCCTGCGATTGACTTTAAAAGTAACAGAGCCAGTGGCGATGACATCATTGGAGATGCATATGAATACTTTATGATGAAATTCGCTCAAGAGTCTGGTAAGAGTAAGGGACAGTTTTATACACCTAGTGAGGTATCACGTATTATAGCTAGACTTATTGGCATTGGCGATATTAAACAAGAGACAGGAAAGAAATGGACCCTCCATGATCCTGCGGCGGGAAGTGGATCTTTACTTATTCGTGCAGCAGATGAAGCACCAACTGATGATAATGGAGATTCCATAGTTACAATATTTGGACAAGAAAAATATCCTGATACTGCTGGTTTAGCAAAGATGAACTTCATCCTACATAACAAAGGTACAGGTGAAATTAAAAGCGGAAATACATTAGCTAATCCACAATATACTGATGATTTTGGTGGACTTAGAAAATTCGATTTTATTGTCATGAACCCACCATTTTCTGATAAAGACTGGACTGATGGAATTAAACCATCTGAAGACAAATACAAGCGGTTTGATGGTTATGGCATTCCGCCAGAAAAGAATGGAGACTACGCTTGGTTTTTGCATGTTCTAAAAGCATTGGAAAGCAACGGTAAGGCAGGGATTATTCTGCCACACGGTGTACTATCTAGACCTAATGCAGAAGAAATTATTAGAAAAGCGGTTATTGATAAGAAATATATAAAAGGTATTGTTGGATTGCCTACAAACTTGTTTTATGGCACAGGCATTCCTGCCTGTATCATTATTATTGACAAAGAAGAAGCGGATAAACGTGAAGGCATTTTTATGATTGATGCAAGCCGTGGATTTAAGAAAGACGGAAACAAGAACCGCCTTCGTGAACAAGACATTGAGAAAATAGTTCAAACCTTTATTAACAAAGAAGAGATTGAGGGATACTCTAAATTTGTTACCTATAAAAAAATCCTAGAAGAGAATGATGGGAACTTAAATGTGCCTCGCTATATCAAAAAGATTGATGACACATTGCCTCAAAATATATCATCTCATCTTAAGGGAGGTATTCCAGAAGTCGATATTAACTCTTTAGAGAGACTCTGGAAAATATCGCCCCAGTTAAGACAAGAGATATTCACTTGTGTCGATGAAGATCATAAAGTCTATAATCTTGCTATAAAACCAAATGAAATTGAAACAGTCATTTCTGAAGATAAAAATATAAAGGTTGAAAAGGAAACTGAATACGGTTCTCTATTCGAGGCATGGAAAAATAAAGTAAAAGATTTATTACTCAACGTTAATACAGATACAAATCCAAAAGAATTAATTCGAAGCTTGGGCATTGAAATTTTAAGTGATTTTGAATCGGCAAAACTTTTAGACAATTACGATGTGTACGACTTCTTGCTTAATTATTGGAATGAGAAAATGCAAGATGATGTATATGTAATAAAAGCGAGTGGATATGATGCGGGACGCGAGATTGAATATGTATACGCTCAAAAGAAAGCTAAAGATGAAAATGGAGAAGAAATAAAAGTCGATGATACTTCAAAAATGAAGTCTTTTGAAGGTACTTTAATTTCGAGAGACATTATTGAACGGGAGTATTTTGAAACTGAGTTAATGGCTCTTAATGAGCTAATTGAGAAATCTGCATTGCTTGAATCTGAACTGGATGAAATGAGAGAAGAAGAATCAGGTGACGAAGGCTTGCTTATAAATGCATTGAATGAAAAAGGTGACGGTATACCTAAGGCAAATCTGAATAAGCAGATAAAAGAACTTGAAAGAAAAAAGACTTCTGAAGTGATTGATGACATTACAAAACTTATTGAATTATTTGATGCAGGCAGTACTTCAGAGATGGAGAAAATTGTCAAAGTAAATAGTGAGCTGAAGATATATGAACTTAGAAATAAGAACGGTTCTTTCGGAAAGGCTAAGCTTAAAAATGCATTAAAAGAAGCAAATGATAATGCAATAATGCCTGGAACATATATTGAGGAATATAATGCTCTTCTTTCTTACCAAGCTAAGTTAACTGCAAAAGAAGAAGCTGACAAAGCGATTAAAGATGCTCGAAAAGAACTGGATGATTTAGTACTTGCTAAATACGGGGAACTAACGATTGATGAAGTAAAGCATTTACTCTTTGACAAAAAGTGGATGGCAAGACTTGAAAATGATATTACTGATGCTATTGATCAGGTACTGAATAGTCTCGCCTCAAAGGTTGTTTTAATTGCCAAACGCTATGAGCACACTTTAGGAGAGGTTGAAGAAAAGACAGCTCTGTCGAAGGCTAAAGTTAAATCTGCATTAGAAAGGATGGGATACACATGGTAA
- a CDS encoding TSUP family transporter → MEYGSLISFVFICAAAFIGAFVDAIAGGGGLITVPAYVLGGFPPHFALGTNKLSATFGSFSSTIEFFRQGKIHFPLVKYIIPCTLLGAILGVNSVLLINQDFLYPLISVMILVVGIYTYFKKDLGLINTFQLKSKTQIAMGMFFGFVIGFYDGFFGPGTGSFLLFIFIKFFGMDFVLAGGNTKILNFISNITSLIVFALAGKINYSFGLMAGIFSLMGSVIGTKVAIRKGASFVKPIFLIMSFAVFVKMIYEMMT, encoded by the coding sequence ATGGAATACGGCAGTCTTATTTCATTCGTTTTTATATGCGCCGCCGCTTTTATCGGAGCTTTTGTTGACGCCATTGCGGGAGGCGGCGGGCTGATCACCGTGCCAGCCTACGTACTGGGCGGATTCCCGCCCCACTTCGCACTGGGCACCAACAAGCTTTCGGCCACCTTTGGCTCTTTTTCCTCCACCATCGAATTTTTCCGGCAAGGCAAGATCCACTTTCCCCTGGTCAAATACATCATCCCCTGCACCCTTCTTGGTGCGATCCTGGGCGTGAATTCAGTTCTGCTGATCAATCAGGATTTCCTGTACCCGCTGATTTCGGTGATGATCCTGGTCGTTGGCATCTATACCTACTTTAAGAAAGATCTCGGCCTGATCAATACGTTCCAACTCAAATCCAAAACTCAGATCGCCATGGGCATGTTCTTTGGGTTTGTCATTGGCTTTTATGACGGATTCTTTGGCCCCGGTACCGGATCCTTCCTGCTCTTCATCTTCATCAAATTTTTCGGGATGGACTTTGTCCTGGCCGGAGGCAATACTAAAATTCTCAATTTCATCAGCAACATTACCTCCCTCATCGTCTTTGCCTTGGCTGGCAAAATCAACTACAGCTTCGGTCTTATGGCTGGCATCTTCTCCCTGATGGGGTCCGTGATTGGAACCAAAGTAGCCATCCGAAAAGGTGCCTCCTTCGTCAAACCGATCTTCCTCATCATGAGTTTTGCTGTATTCGTCAAGATGATTTATGAGATGATGACCTGA
- a CDS encoding type II toxin-antitoxin system Phd/YefM family antitoxin, giving the protein MDKEDKAQKQPMEFYNMSDFLRGQSSKLITGLSDEDKTAFVLKNGKPVAVLISHERYERLLKAGIDITEY; this is encoded by the coding sequence ATGGATAAGGAAGATAAAGCCCAAAAACAACCAATGGAGTTTTATAACATGTCAGATTTTCTTAGAGGACAATCCTCTAAATTAATCACAGGTTTATCAGATGAAGATAAAACTGCTTTTGTTTTGAAAAATGGAAAGCCTGTAGCAGTGCTTATTTCTCACGAGAGATACGAAAGGCTATTAAAAGCAGGAATAGATATAACTGAATACTGA
- a CDS encoding restriction endonuclease subunit S, with product MVTHSKDIIEYNEIKNIYKRVRGTPITAERMNEIKSATGAIRVFAGGATEIRANVSDLSNANIINDPVVIVQSRGLIDFIYCNVPCTFKNEMWGYTSSDVYAVKFLFYYLKHNVDYFRNAGEGRSSFSQISLAVTEEYKIPLLSSKEQQAVASVLSDFDEHIDNLSELIEKKKAIREGALEDLVSGRTRVDGFDGDWTESTVASLTSAIITGGTPSTTIDKYWGGAIPWLASTEIHQKIITKATRNITEIGLNNSSAKIAPKDSVLIALAGQGKTRGTAAFLAYPMALNQSLAALVPSDKTDPKFLYYLFENMYVDLREHSSGDGGRGGLNKTLIKNINIRLPREIKEQHAIAEVLTAMDEEIESLEIEKEKMMQIKEGAMDDLLTGRVRLKV from the coding sequence ATGGTAACTCATTCTAAAGATATTATTGAGTATAACGAAATAAAAAATATATATAAGCGTGTTAGAGGAACTCCTATAACTGCAGAAAGAATGAATGAAATAAAATCTGCTACTGGAGCGATAAGAGTTTTTGCCGGAGGAGCAACAGAGATTAGAGCAAATGTATCAGATTTGTCCAATGCAAATATTATTAATGATCCTGTAGTAATTGTTCAATCAAGAGGGTTAATAGACTTTATTTATTGCAATGTCCCTTGTACATTTAAAAATGAGATGTGGGGCTATACGTCATCTGATGTATATGCGGTAAAATTTCTTTTTTATTATCTGAAACATAATGTTGATTATTTCAGAAATGCTGGAGAAGGAAGAAGTTCTTTTTCGCAGATTTCATTAGCTGTTACTGAAGAGTATAAAATCCCGCTTCTTTCTTCTAAAGAACAACAAGCCGTTGCTTCAGTATTATCAGATTTTGACGAGCATATCGACAATCTATCTGAACTAATCGAAAAGAAAAAAGCAATTCGTGAAGGTGCTTTAGAAGATTTGGTTAGTGGGAGAACAAGAGTTGATGGGTTTGATGGTGATTGGACAGAATCAACAGTAGCAAGTTTAACAAGTGCAATTATTACAGGAGGTACTCCATCAACCACGATAGACAAATACTGGGGCGGGGCAATTCCATGGCTTGCTTCTACAGAAATACATCAAAAAATAATTACCAAAGCAACCAGAAATATTACAGAAATTGGTTTGAATAATTCATCAGCTAAAATAGCACCAAAAGATTCGGTATTAATCGCACTGGCAGGACAAGGAAAGACTAGGGGGACAGCAGCGTTTCTAGCTTACCCAATGGCATTAAACCAATCCTTAGCTGCATTAGTCCCATCAGATAAAACGGATCCCAAGTTCTTATACTACTTATTTGAAAATATGTATGTTGATTTAAGAGAGCATTCATCAGGTGATGGTGGACGTGGTGGATTAAATAAGACGCTAATAAAAAATATAAATATACGACTTCCGAGGGAAATAAAAGAACAACATGCAATTGCCGAAGTTCTGACAGCAATGGACGAAGAAATAGAATCTCTCGAAATAGAAAAAGAAAAAATGATGCAAATTAAAGAAGGTGCAATGGACGACCTCTTAACAGGCCGTGTGCGTCTTAAAGTATGA
- the rlmD gene encoding 23S rRNA (uracil(1939)-C(5))-methyltransferase RlmD, producing the protein MEKRRRNRPEYEMEIIDTTYPGIGVGYVEGQEMHAKHMFPGQVILGRHLKNKQGIGQMMVLDKVKAAPWEVEPKCVHYLKCGGCMSQEVPYDLQIRWKEKEVLEMMEAGGLIPVRYHGIHSSPEQYHYRNKMEYTFGDETKGAPLSLGLHYLSRKNSIITVDQCQLVSEDFNRLLRATLDHFSATGIPYYWPMSHQGTLRNLIIREGKRTGELMAILVTATDPELDPLAWANELLKTDLSGKLTSIWHMTNDSLQDAVVADRLDLLYGEPYIHEIVCGLNFRISPQSFFQTNTEAAERMYRQVLEFAGDLAVKDVFDLYCGTGTIGNILAPYAKHVTGVEIIEEAVQMAQENAKINGNDNATFLAGDVKDVIATLTKAPDLIVVDPPRGGIHPKALQYLLEFKAEQIIYVSCNPKTMVQDVMKMTDYAIHDLVLMDNYPNTNHVETVVLMSRVDK; encoded by the coding sequence ATGGAAAAAAGAAGACGAAACCGACCAGAATATGAGATGGAGATCATAGATACCACCTATCCGGGCATTGGCGTGGGGTATGTGGAAGGTCAGGAGATGCATGCCAAGCATATGTTTCCAGGTCAGGTCATTCTGGGGCGGCATCTGAAAAACAAGCAGGGCATCGGTCAGATGATGGTTCTGGATAAAGTAAAGGCAGCACCATGGGAAGTTGAGCCCAAGTGCGTTCATTACTTAAAATGCGGCGGTTGCATGAGCCAGGAAGTCCCGTATGACCTTCAGATTCGCTGGAAGGAAAAAGAAGTCCTTGAGATGATGGAAGCCGGCGGCTTGATCCCGGTTCGATATCACGGTATACACTCCAGCCCGGAGCAGTATCATTATCGAAACAAAATGGAGTACACCTTCGGGGATGAAACCAAGGGTGCACCCCTTAGTCTTGGACTTCATTACCTGAGTCGCAAGAACTCAATTATTACGGTGGATCAGTGCCAACTGGTATCGGAAGATTTCAATCGCCTGCTGCGTGCTACGCTGGATCACTTCAGTGCAACTGGAATACCCTACTACTGGCCGATGAGCCATCAGGGAACCCTGCGCAATCTGATCATCCGGGAAGGCAAGCGAACCGGAGAGTTAATGGCAATTCTCGTGACCGCCACCGACCCAGAACTCGATCCCCTGGCTTGGGCCAACGAACTGCTTAAGACAGACTTGTCTGGCAAGCTGACCTCGATCTGGCACATGACCAATGATTCACTTCAGGATGCCGTAGTGGCAGACCGGCTGGATCTGTTGTATGGGGAGCCCTATATTCATGAGATTGTCTGTGGACTGAATTTCAGAATCTCCCCGCAAAGCTTCTTCCAAACCAACACAGAAGCGGCCGAGCGTATGTACCGGCAGGTTCTGGAGTTTGCCGGAGATCTTGCAGTGAAAGATGTGTTCGACCTGTACTGCGGGACCGGTACCATCGGCAACATCCTGGCTCCTTACGCCAAACACGTGACAGGAGTCGAAATTATTGAAGAGGCCGTTCAGATGGCACAGGAGAACGCCAAAATCAACGGAAATGATAATGCCACATTCCTCGCCGGTGATGTGAAAGACGTCATAGCCACACTAACCAAAGCCCCCGATTTGATCGTGGTAGATCCCCCCAGAGGCGGAATCCACCCCAAAGCACTCCAGTACCTCCTGGAGTTCAAGGCAGAACAGATCATCTATGTCTCCTGCAATCCCAAAACAATGGTTCAGGATGTCATGAAGATGACCGACTACGCAATCCATGATCTGGTTCTGATGGATAACTATCCCAATACGAACCACGTTGAGACGGTGGTATTGATGTCAAGGGTCGATAAGTAA
- a CDS encoding HsdR family type I site-specific deoxyribonuclease has protein sequence MSVDLERKLQNKVLHWLIDKEEDGGLGYTYLGNLEDQNNKPIREDLLNKNLEKRGYTKDQISKAVTELVSKASNQVDSLYQINKEVYSLLRYGKQGVKDENKNRQTVHFIDWNNVENNDFYAAEEVSVLCFNQIERKRPDVVLYINGIALGIFELKRSCVSIGEGIRQNLTNQKKEYIQNFFSTTQFLFAGNEAEGLKYGTIETPEKYYLNWKEDIKASDELSTTVKGIQSRERNKLRDGVISLCHKERFLSLIHDFIIFDAGVKKVARHNQYFANIAARKKILAGEGGIIWNTQGSGKSLIMVWLTKWIIENVADSRVVIITDRDELDDQIESLFIDVNEKVRRTKSSADLREILNKNDDSIICSLIHKYGHNAGKQSDVDQYRKELIKDLPADFKAKGNIIAFIDECHRTNSGKLHEAVKVLMPEALLIGFTGTPLLKKDKATSLETFGPYIHTYKFDEGVQDGVVLDLRYEARDVDQDLSSKDKVDLWFDNKTLGLTDRAKIQLKQSWTSINKLYSSKQRLEKIASDIIFDMNLKPRLKNERGTAMLVANSIYEACRYWDIFTSNGFNKCAIVTSFEPSTASVRTATSDLSQEGEEEYKKSIYERMLKGKKLSEFEKEVKEQFKKEPAKMKLLIVVDKLLTGFDAPTATYLYIDKSMRDHDLFQAICRVNRPDGEDKDYGYIVDYMDLFRNVQLAVADYTTEAFDSFDKEDVEGLIKNRYDEAKSEMVGAIASLKDLLENVNDPKEDTDYIDYFCGENSEDDENTGRRDILYTLTASLTRSFANCSDKLVSDYGYSENQVVKLRSNISGYNKIKEMVKLASCDYIDLKPYEADMRYILDTYIRAEDSTVVSELGNMSLVELLLENTSTTPIEALVQGLPGNENAKAEIIENNLQHEIVKKMSSNQVYYGKLSEMLQVLIDQRRIEAMSYEEYLRQVVELAQAILHPEDSLDYPDTVKTSEARRAYFDYFNKDETLAVNIDSAVHSALRPDWKRNFQKQQNIRLAIYENLLVYGYDEDEATQETATVFEIAERQAEYDV, from the coding sequence ATGTCTGTTGATTTAGAAAGAAAATTGCAAAACAAGGTCCTTCACTGGTTAATAGATAAAGAGGAAGACGGTGGTCTTGGTTATACGTATCTCGGAAATCTAGAGGATCAGAATAACAAACCTATCAGAGAAGATTTGCTGAATAAGAATCTTGAAAAACGAGGTTATACGAAAGACCAGATTTCCAAAGCTGTAACTGAGCTTGTTTCAAAAGCAAGTAATCAAGTAGATAGTCTTTACCAAATCAATAAAGAAGTCTATTCCCTACTCCGCTATGGCAAGCAAGGTGTTAAAGATGAAAATAAGAATCGTCAAACAGTCCATTTTATCGACTGGAACAATGTCGAGAACAATGATTTTTATGCTGCCGAAGAAGTAAGTGTTCTTTGCTTTAATCAAATAGAAAGAAAACGCCCTGATGTTGTGCTGTATATAAACGGCATTGCTCTTGGCATATTTGAGTTAAAGCGTTCATGTGTGAGTATTGGTGAGGGAATTCGTCAGAATCTCACAAACCAAAAAAAAGAGTATATTCAGAACTTCTTTAGTACTACGCAGTTTCTCTTTGCTGGTAACGAAGCTGAAGGGCTGAAGTATGGAACAATCGAAACTCCTGAAAAGTATTATTTAAACTGGAAAGAAGATATTAAAGCTAGTGATGAACTTTCAACGACTGTTAAAGGTATTCAATCTAGAGAACGAAATAAACTAAGAGATGGTGTAATTTCTCTTTGTCATAAAGAGAGGTTTCTTTCACTGATCCACGACTTTATTATTTTTGATGCAGGAGTGAAGAAAGTTGCAAGGCATAATCAGTATTTTGCTAATATTGCAGCTAGGAAAAAGATTCTCGCAGGCGAAGGTGGCATAATCTGGAACACACAAGGTTCAGGTAAATCCTTAATTATGGTTTGGCTTACAAAGTGGATTATTGAGAACGTAGCAGATAGCCGAGTGGTAATCATCACCGACCGAGATGAGCTTGATGACCAAATTGAAAGCCTGTTTATTGATGTAAATGAAAAAGTACGAAGAACAAAAAGCAGTGCTGATTTAAGAGAGATTCTGAATAAAAATGATGATTCTATTATCTGCTCTTTGATTCATAAATACGGACATAATGCAGGTAAACAATCTGACGTGGATCAATATCGTAAAGAACTGATAAAAGACCTCCCTGCTGACTTTAAAGCAAAAGGGAATATTATAGCTTTTATTGACGAGTGCCATCGTACTAACTCGGGAAAATTGCACGAGGCTGTTAAAGTACTGATGCCTGAAGCGTTACTTATTGGTTTTACAGGTACTCCACTGCTTAAAAAAGATAAAGCGACCAGTCTTGAGACTTTTGGACCTTACATCCATACTTATAAATTTGATGAAGGTGTTCAAGATGGTGTTGTTCTTGATTTACGTTATGAAGCAAGAGATGTTGACCAAGACTTATCTAGTAAAGACAAGGTCGATTTATGGTTTGATAATAAAACTTTAGGTCTTACAGATAGAGCAAAAATACAGCTGAAACAAAGTTGGACATCAATCAACAAATTATATAGTTCAAAACAAAGACTTGAGAAAATAGCTAGCGATATCATTTTCGACATGAATTTAAAACCTCGTCTGAAAAATGAGCGTGGTACAGCCATGCTTGTGGCAAATAGTATATACGAGGCTTGCAGATACTGGGATATTTTCACGAGCAACGGCTTTAACAAGTGTGCGATTGTTACTTCATTTGAGCCTTCAACAGCAAGTGTAAGAACTGCAACGAGTGATTTGAGCCAAGAGGGCGAAGAAGAATATAAGAAATCTATTTATGAGCGTATGCTTAAGGGCAAAAAATTGTCTGAATTTGAGAAAGAAGTAAAAGAACAGTTTAAAAAAGAACCAGCTAAAATGAAACTTCTTATCGTTGTAGACAAGCTATTAACAGGTTTTGATGCTCCCACAGCGACATATTTATATATTGATAAATCTATGAGGGATCATGACCTTTTCCAGGCAATCTGCCGAGTTAATAGACCAGATGGCGAGGATAAGGACTATGGTTACATCGTAGATTACATGGACTTGTTTCGCAATGTGCAGCTTGCAGTTGCAGATTATACTACGGAAGCTTTCGATAGTTTTGATAAGGAAGACGTTGAGGGGCTTATCAAGAATCGTTATGACGAAGCTAAATCTGAGATGGTGGGAGCAATTGCATCGCTGAAGGATTTATTAGAAAATGTAAATGATCCTAAGGAAGATACGGATTATATTGACTATTTTTGTGGTGAGAACAGCGAAGATGATGAAAACACTGGGCGCAGAGATATTTTGTATACTCTTACCGCCTCTCTAACACGCTCTTTTGCTAACTGCAGTGATAAACTTGTGAGCGATTATGGTTATTCAGAGAATCAAGTTGTCAAACTAAGAAGTAATATTTCAGGTTATAACAAAATAAAAGAAATGGTTAAACTAGCAAGCTGTGATTATATCGATTTAAAACCATATGAGGCTGATATGCGCTATATCCTTGATACTTACATACGTGCAGAAGACTCTACGGTTGTAAGTGAACTTGGCAATATGTCATTGGTTGAATTGTTACTCGAAAACACTTCAACAACACCAATAGAGGCTCTGGTACAAGGTCTTCCAGGTAATGAAAATGCTAAAGCAGAGATCATAGAAAATAACTTGCAGCATGAAATTGTAAAGAAGATGTCATCTAACCAAGTTTATTATGGAAAGTTATCAGAAATGCTCCAAGTGCTAATCGACCAGAGGCGAATAGAAGCTATGAGTTACGAGGAGTATTTACGGCAAGTTGTTGAGTTGGCACAAGCGATTTTGCATCCTGAAGATAGCTTGGATTATCCTGATACCGTTAAGACTAGTGAAGCTAGAAGGGCTTACTTTGATTACTTTAATAAAGACGAGACTTTAGCAGTAAATATTGATAGTGCTGTCCATAGTGCATTACGTCCTGATTGGAAAAGGAATTTTCAGAAACAACAAAACATAAGGCTTGCTATATATGAAAATTTATTGGTATATGGTTATGACGAAGATGAAGCAACGCAAGAAACTGCTACGGTCTTCGAAATAGCTGAAAGGCAGGCAGAATACGATGTGTAA
- a CDS encoding M48 family metallopeptidase produces MCNEEIIGGLPIEIIKKKNLKNLYIRVNPPEGSVTVSTPSDYPDEEIRLFVLKKMPEITKVRDRMLSQARQTEREYVSGESHYLWGKPYRLQVIYEGNKYEISKLPNKIILTAPERSTKESRERAFNEWYREELKRVLDGVVSRCETKTNLHANEYKIKNMKTKWGTCNIDKKRIWINLQLAKKPIECLEYVVIHELVHLLEKNHTHRFNSLVEEFYPTWKEAKKLLSELPLDHIEKGEQVDYEEEDNSK; encoded by the coding sequence ATGTGTAATGAAGAAATAATTGGCGGGTTGCCAATAGAAATTATAAAAAAGAAAAATCTTAAAAATCTATATATCAGGGTGAATCCACCAGAAGGTAGTGTAACAGTTAGTACTCCTAGTGATTATCCTGATGAAGAAATAAGGCTCTTTGTATTAAAGAAAATGCCAGAAATCACTAAGGTAAGAGACAGGATGCTATCACAGGCACGTCAAACAGAGAGAGAATATGTTTCAGGAGAATCCCATTACCTGTGGGGTAAGCCATATCGGCTACAAGTTATCTATGAAGGAAACAAATACGAAATTTCAAAACTACCAAACAAGATAATATTGACTGCTCCCGAAAGATCAACTAAAGAATCAAGGGAGAGGGCATTTAATGAATGGTACAGAGAGGAACTTAAACGAGTGTTAGACGGAGTTGTTTCGAGGTGTGAAACAAAAACAAACCTCCATGCTAATGAGTACAAAATTAAGAATATGAAAACTAAGTGGGGTACATGCAATATTGATAAAAAAAGAATATGGATTAATCTACAGCTAGCCAAGAAGCCAATAGAATGTCTTGAATATGTTGTTATCCATGAACTGGTACACCTGTTAGAAAAGAATCACACCCATAGATTCAATTCGCTTGTGGAGGAGTTCTACCCTACCTGGAAAGAGGCAAAAAAGTTATTGTCAGAGTTGCCTTTAGATCATATTGAAAAAGGAGAACAGGTAGATTATGAAGAGGAAGATAACTCCAAGTGA